A stretch of DNA from Brevibacterium sp. CBA3109:
TTGCGACGTAGCCGTCTAACGCGACCAATGCCCCTTCGACGGCTTCCGTCTCCTCAGGACTCAGATCGAGTTCGGTCTCGTAGGCGGGGATCGTGGGCTGCGGATCGGCAGCAGGGGATGCCGCAGTGGGATCCTTGGCGGGCAGAGTCGATGTCGGTGCAGCCACAGGGGAGTGGTCTTCGCATCCCGACAGTACAAGCGGCAGTGCCAGTGCGGCTGTCAGTGCAATGCTCGTCGTCGTTCGATAGCGGATACGTCCGCCAAGTCCAGTTTTCATTCCACGCCTCTGTGGTCGAGAACTCCGGCGCCGATGTACGAATCGCGCCCGGAATCTCTACATTATGCGAGAACTGTGACTTTGAGAACAGGCGAAGTTGAATCTGTGGATAACCTGCCCGCGAGTGAGCGGAGCTACTTCTTGGCTGCTTTCGCGGCCGCCTTCTGCTGCTTCTTGAAGGCGCGGACTTCCAACAGAGTGTCCTCATCGACCACATCGGCGATCGAGCGACGGCTGTCTGCAGTGCCGTAGTCTCCAGCTGCCTCGCGCCATCCATCGGCGTTGAAATCGAATTGTTTGCCCAGGAGGGCCAGGAAGATCTTTGCCTTCTGCTCACCGAAACCAGGCAGCTTCTTCAAGCGTTTGAGCACCTCGGGACCCGTCGGATCTCCGGACGTCCAGATCGCTGCAGTGTCAGCGTCATATTCGTCGACGATCTCTGCTGCCAGCTTCTGCACCCGCGTCGCCATTGACTTCGGGAAACGATGCACCGCCGGCTTGATCGAGAACTTCTCCAGGAACTCATCCGGATTCATCTCAGCAATCTCAACCACATCGAGCTT
This window harbors:
- a CDS encoding HhH-GPD-type base excision DNA repair protein, which codes for MTTNSVYLSGDPASDELLARDPLALLMGMLLDQQVPMEVAFAGPAKLAERLGKLDVVEIAEMNPDEFLEKFSIKPAVHRFPKSMATRVQKLAAEIVDEYDADTAAIWTSGDPTGPEVLKRLKKLPGFGEQKAKIFLALLGKQFDFNADGWREAAGDYGTADSRRSIADVVDEDTLLEVRAFKKQQKAAAKAAKK